One stretch of Brachyhypopomus gauderio isolate BG-103 chromosome 10, BGAUD_0.2, whole genome shotgun sequence DNA includes these proteins:
- the LOC143525782 gene encoding uncharacterized protein LOC143525782: protein MPEECYKQYIGLSLTSLALLISLCLNVLLYLLRRRERKNKALEQSLYRDLCQSNRLEIEGERPQNQDNPIYGNIHIDGAGPLRMAEDVCYESMQCRRQDEKAEPTDISYASLDLSVNTKRRKKRKHYVNQNLMHQAQTHPQPVTQQSVLETGADGEPALPSRTDSLMASRHSIYLNSHQVALETEERERERERMREKQYHRQREMETMNLHCDFELGFGQSDPGHEQDS, encoded by the exons ATGCCTGAAG AATGCTACAAGCAGTACATCGGTTTGTCACTGACATCCCTAGCACTGCTAATATCTCTGTGCCTAAACGTACTCCTGTATTTACTGAgaagaagggagagaaagaacaaaG CGTTGGAACAGTCACTTTACCGAGATTTGTGTCAAAGTAACAG GTTGGAGATTGAGGGAGAAAGGCCACAGAACCAAGACAACCCTATTTATGGAAATATCCATATAGATGGAGCAG GACCTTTGAGAATGGCTGAAGATGTCTGCTATGAAAGTATGCAGTGCAGGAGACAGGACGAGAAG GCTGAGCCAACAGACATCTCCTATGCCTCTCTGGACTTAAGTGTCAATACAAAGCGGAGGAAAAAGAGGAAGCACTATGTGAACCAGAACCTCATGCATCAAGCCCAGACTCATCCTCAGCCCGTGACCCAACAAAGCGTCCTGGAAACGGGTGCGGACGGTGAGCCGGCTCTACCTTCACGCACAGACAGCCTGATGGCCTCTCGCCATAGCATCTACCTCAACAGCCATCAGGTCGCCCTGGAAACAGAGGAGCGAGAGCGAGAGCGGGAACGAATGAGAGAAAAACAGTACCACcgtcagagagagatggagacaatGAATTTGCATTGTGACTTTGAGCTCGGCTTTGGCCAATCAGATCCAGGCCATGAACAGGACAGCTAA